The genome window TCTACTGGACGGCCTATAATTGGACTGACCCCCTGATGTGGTGGATTGTTTATAGGAAATTTGTTGGTTAACAATGAATTATCCAACTCCTCCATACCGCGAGATCGAAATCTTTCAAAAGGACTATCTTCCTCAGAGTCCAAGGGGGCCTTTAGCGGCAATATCCGACAATACAAAACTTCAGAAGATTTCTCAGGATGGACCAAGGAAACTGTAATAGATCTGATAGTTTTGCACACAATAATCCAAAGAAATACTGATGGAATTCAAAAGAAACGATTACAAACAGAAATACGAGTCACTTGACACCACTATCACTCTATTACTACCCAGATATGTATTACTACTTTCCCCAATTAACTACTGGACTTTCGAGATGCCAGCCTCTCCCAAACCCTAATCACAGACTTGTCAATACTCAGCTGCTTCTTCcttcttcctctttcttcatAGATACTCTGCTGGTGAATTTCCTTCTGTGCCCTTGGGCCTTCTACGAGCATAGACTTTAGTTATTGGGCCTTGACCTTGGACCATGACAGAAACTTCAGAAGATTTCTCCCGATGGACTGGGGAATCTGATTCCTCCACTTCAGATGATAATAGACCCATTCGGGCCCTAGCTCTTTTGAGCAATGGAAAATGCTCATCTCCATCATCATTGATGTAATCCACATCCCAACCCTTATTACTACTAGGTGGAGTCTGACAGGCTTTATGCTCTTCAATCTCTGATGCTGGCTCTTTCTCAAGTCCAGTAAGTTCATTAGTACCACTGTTAGCTTGTTTTTTGATAGgctttctttttttcttcacAATAACAGCACTGGACGGCAAGTCAAGCTTATTACTAAGCTCAGTATCTCCCTCGGTACATTTAACAACAGATTCTGTCTGCGGCAGTCCATAACCAGACACCATAGTGCTCCCCTCATTGAAACTAAGAGAACTAGAGCCAACCGTGCCAATTACTGAATCATTTTTTTCATAAGTGCTGCAAAAAACAGAATCAGGTGAACCAACATCTTTAAGTTCAGATACATCTGGTGATTTCATAGTTTGCCTCCTCCTACACGAGGGACTACGCATCCCATACCGGCCTCCGATCCCTCCACCTTCTATAATCTTGCTAGACGGCTGTATAGAGTTCCGAAGTTTGTAGGAATTCACCTGAGATGAATTTCTTGGCCGTCGATTAGACATAAACCGTTTCTCCGTGAATAGTTTCTGTTCTTCTTCAACTCTATTATCTTCCCCTGTCGGCAGGAACATCTCTTTTGCATTGACATTACAAAGAGGATCCTCAGATGGCGTCACTTCCTTAATACGGAAAGTGTCTTGTTTATCTACAGCTGAAGCCCCACTAACAAGAAAGTCATCATCATATCTAACTTTTTTAGAATCAATACTAATTGCTTTAGAACCTTCATCCTTCACAGAAGAATCAGCCAAAGAATCTATAGAATTGCTACCATTTGTCATATTTACTTCACCCATTAACGGACAATTCGTACCTTTGTCTTCATTTCTTGACTTCTTAGAATAGGCAATGATCTCAAGTACTGCACGATGAAAATTAGAACCTCTAGTATGACGATTCACTATAAGataatccttcttttcttccgaaTACGCTTCAACATCAACTGGATTAATGAATGCACTACATGGAGAAATAGACCAAAAAAAGGTTAGAAGGGGGAAAAACAAGCTAGTTGTATGATGGCCATCAAGCAAAGCACTTTCATTTGCAATAGTTGCATATCCAGAGAAGATCAGAAAGGCACTTATTCTAGGACCGTCTATAAACTCTCTTCCTTAAGTTTCCTGGTTAACAAACATAGGAAAATGTTACCCATCCCCAATATATTGATCATTACTATTTCTCAAGTCTCAACATAGGATCCTTAAGTTGCCTGTAGTGTAGGTGTTTAAGATTAAGAACCTCGGTTAATTTTTTCCTGACCTGTACCTCAGCTACCTTAATCACCACTTTATGATGGTTGGCACGATAATTACAAGTGGGCCTAAAAAAAGATCATTTCAACATATGTATTCTATGATATGGGTAGATGAATTTGTACACAAATGAAAATCTCGTGAGACACAGGAAATTTCCCTTTATAGACAAAAATCAAGGCTTACGGAGCTATTTCAACGATGACATAAAAGATAGTACTCTAGGGGTGGCCACGCTGACTTACATTTGCTGGGTGCCGAAGAAAAACACGAACACCTTTTCACAGTCAGCTGGTAAACCATACTTCTCCGGCGCCTCAACCTACCAAAAGCAACCAAGCAACTAGTTATGAGCTTTGAATTTCGTTAGTCATACAATAATTATCTCATGTGCATGAGGCATGTCACTTCCTCTACGTATGTTATGATGTAAAGAGCATCATATGACCTTGCACACGAGACAAATGCATTCGCCCAATTAACAGCAACATTTTACTGACATTTAATGCCTAGCCTTCTGTATGGAAATCTTCCGCCTACCATTTCTTTTTCCGCTTTTAAAGTTCGAATCTTCTATTACCTCTTCGAAAACGCTTAATTTATTAGAGTCCAGAATTGCTTACCCATTTGCCAAATCGCCCTTTCAATGTCACAACCCACTACCCAGTTCTCTTAGAAGAACCACCAGCCACATAATAGTAAAAACATATACGGCATTTATGACAATTCACGTacctccaaaaaaaaaaaacaaaaaaacacatCAACCTCCCCGCCAAATCCATAAACAACCCTAATTCAACCCCCTAAAACTAAACAACATAAACAATTCAAATACCACTAAAAACCGAATAAAAAAACACATCCTAAACCTCCCCGCCAGATCCATAAACAACCCTAGTTCCAGCCCCCTAAAACCAAACACCATAAAAAATTCACACACCGccaaaaaccaaataaaacaaCACACCCTAAACCTCCCCGCCAAGTCCATAAACagtaaattaaaacttaaaaccaAACCCTGATCAAAACATACCCTAAACAACACAATGCAACTAAATTCTCCATCTTGACACTAAAGCTCTCACATTTACCATAAAGTAAACATCTTAACAACAAAATACACATCTTCACACATAGAAACACACAATTTACACACATTTACAATAAAGTCAGCATCTTTATAcataaaaacacacacaaaaaaaaaacacaatttacaCATATACCTTCGCAGGCCAAGACGGATAGCCCGTAAGTTTGGCAAGCACTGGATCACCGACTCTCCATAGACGCTTACGGTTTTTCGAACCTTTTCTTCGACCCATCAAGAAGCCAACACTAGCACACAATTCAATCAAATTAAGCTCAGTTAAGTACAATTCAAGACACAAAACAACTTAAAGGTGCGATCTTTACCGGAAAACAGCCGAAAAATTCGCCGATTGTGGCTATGTGATCAGTGCATAATCAGGCAATGGGCGCCTGAAAATGAGGTGAATTTGTGAAAACCCTAATTTAATCAGAACAATTGGGTGTTTATAAGctccaaaaccctaattttattAAGAGAATTCTTTGGGTTTTTGTAAATTGTGAGTATGTGTGTGAGAAAATTGGTGTGAAAtcagagagagtgtgtgtgtatGCATGTATAATGTATTGTGTTCTGAGGGGGAAACGGGGTTTTTGGGCCTAAGAGGTGGGCCAAAGGTATTACTTgagatttgggtttgtaatatcACTAATTTACTTGGGACAAATGGGGATTTTGGGCTtgtaaaatcaataatttactTGGGCCAAAAGGGCATtctaaagtttaaaaataagtaacttGGGCGGCCTTCTTTAGTTTGGTTGCTTTATGGATATAATTTTATAGTTATACTAGCCTATAACACTTGCGAAGCACGGGTGGCCATAttaattctattttattatttgtaagcttaatatcatttttagtgtattattattaatataactagcttatagccccTGTAAGGCATGAGagcttttaattatttataaactttttaaatatattataaattatgttggtataatttaatgatttgtttgtaagtcagaactGTTGTAaaaatctataatttttatatgatgttggtataatttaattttttatcttaaattttagttgaatctaatccaaaatattagttttccattgttgtgagaggaattgatacaacacccccagaaccgtatagcacaattatagggatattcgTTACAATTACGTAAAATACGGCTAGcttttaggggctaccgttaacataaactaaagaaaaacaaatgtgtttaagggctgagcttgcaaagaaccaaacaacgaggccggaattatggaattccttcgttcaattgcccggaaatgtacgtcacaaaggttacacgtgtctctctttagagtgtagaactcgtgagtaaATGAATCTGaatccctttgcaaggtgcctacataccctatttatagggatcaagcccatgtagttctcgatttaggactctgaagagataagctcttatcccctctagtttaggataaaacaacttcctcttgTGGTTATCTAGcagtatcccactccaagtatgtcacttgaagccttcatcttgcatgattATCCGAATTACTAATGAATTATCTTCCCCCGATCGTAAAtatctccataatgcacgtatttatcccctaatttgtagataaatgatagctgatatactcccaatatacttccaattcgtcctcctagaaacaaggaagaagagtccttcTTGGAGTCTCCCTGCCGTTctcccaggcggcggaagccctgccagcggcattccctaactgcagccctgtAGCTGCAAACCAGGATGCACTTACCGATAACCCTTACcagaggtaacccctaaagcgccttcagatgcaaccccattctgatggcatcCATTATTATGCTTCCATGCAATGCGAGTCCGtataccttcttgtacacctttaatggttcacccagccatggtgaagcccaataTCATTTACCAAATAACTCCCGTCGCCACCTTCTTTCCTGCCGCCTTCTCAATCAAAAtttagcttggtgggagtcaccttgctagccttcTTCGACCTTGCTAATTTTCTTTTCAGGGAGGCAATCCTCCgactcattctcttcatttttacCTTCATCTCCTCGCATGTTAATGCCCCGCTCGGAGTGTCGCTATTGTCTTGCGTACCGCCCTTCGGCGTCTTGGGATTTTCtaaattttcaggaatttctgacatctctcctctctaataTCAGTAATTCCCTCATTCTaacgccaaaaagtgttgtgagaggaattgatacaacacctcTAGAACCGTATCACACAATAATAGGGATAATTGTTATAaatacgaaaatcacggctagtttgtaggggctaccgttaataCAAAATATAGAGAAACTAGTGTGTTTTAGGGGCTAAGCTCGCAAAGGTCCAAGCAaagaggccggaattatggaattccgtcccgCAGTTGCCCGAAAAGTATGTCGtgaaggttacacgtgcctcctTTTAGAGTTTAAAACTTGTGAGTTAGAATCCAATCGTTCCTTtacaaggtgcctacataccctatttatatGGATCAAGCCCATGTTGTTCTTGAGATATATACCACGAAAATAtgagctcttatcccctctaatTTAGGATAAATGAGCCTTCCTTTATAGTTATCCGGCggaatcccactccaagtatgtcacttgaagccttcatcttgcatgttTATCCGATTATTTGCActagatttatatatatgttgtaattatctccaaataagcatgattATCCTTTAATTGGTGGATAAATAACAGCTGATAAACTCCCAATCCACCTCCAATTCGTCCTTccagaaacaaggaagaagaatcctgcttggagtctgcctacTGTTCTGCcaaggcggcggaagcccttccagcggcatcccctaactgcagccaTGTGGCTTCAAGCCAGGATGCAGTTAGCGGTAACCACTAGcagaggtaacccctaaagcgccttcgggtgcaaccccattctgttgGCAGCCTCCATTATGCTTTCAATGCGAGCCCCTAAGCCTCCTTGTATGCATTCAATGGTTAACCCAATCATGGTGAAACCCAATATCGTTTACTAAATAACTCTAATGATCCCAAATAAAGCCTAAACAATATAATGAACTATAAAATATGCCCAGGGaaattttatggcacaacagattgagtggtggaatgaatatggttggattataatatttctaagttataaattgtaatttattcaaaatattattaaattaatatatatatatatatatatatatatatatatatatatatatatatgtattttgaagtcattaatttcattttgtgtTAATAATTTACACgaaatgatataaataataatgcaaataaaagaaaaagatttGATTCCTGAAACCTAGGTTTCATACTCACCTCCCCTTGAGTATGTAATTCTCGTACTTTGTGGGTTTTGAGGAATGAGTTTGATGTAAATAAAATTCTCAATCAAACACCAAACACAAAACTCATACCTGTTATCAGAGAAGTCTGAACCAAACGACCATTTATAACTTTTATCATATCTCGCGTTTTTATGATTGATTTTCATTTTTACCCGCAATGATACCACAAAAAGTCATATAAAGTTCAACTTTATTCTTTCGCGAAGTTTGGGCTTGTTACGTGACGGAATAGCCTAACAGTTGAGATGAGATAATAGCCAAGTAGTACTAGGAATCTAGGACATCTGGAAGGcaataactaaaattttgaaatgccCATGTTCTCAGACCAGAATGAAGTTCTCTATGGGAAAAATCAAATCCCCGAGGAGAGAATCTTCTACTTAAATGTTCTGTTTAGCATTAATAATGAGGCTGTTTGGGAAGCGGAATCAATTTCTGCTTCTgtgtttttcttgacccgtttgtgtaaagaagtagaagcacttttaagaagctgagaatactAACTTCTCTCTTAAAgcttgcttcttttccaaacactttattcacttatttacttctcatttctactccacttctttactttatgcatggaatcactttttttaagtttgaccAAACGGCCCCATGACTTCacacttctttttttttgattacaaggaatcaattcattaattaaaagccatacggcatctacaaacacaatcgaaattggacagacgctgaagaatatcgctgttgaatctttccttcttggagaggcaactgagcgatttgaagatgatttgaatatacacacttgtttccatctgattggttttcacctgaGTGTTCCGAACAATCTACCATAGATGCGATCCCATAACAACCTTCAAatctgaatcaa of Daucus carota subsp. sativus chromosome 3, DH1 v3.0, whole genome shotgun sequence contains these proteins:
- the LOC108213373 gene encoding protein HUA2-LIKE 3; the protein is MGRRKGSKNRKRLWRVGDPVLAKLTGYPSWPAKVEAPEKYGLPADCEKVFVFFFGTQQIAFINPVDVEAYSEEKKDYLIVNRHTRGSNFHRAVLEIIAYSKKSRNEDKGTNCPLMGEVNMTNGSNSIDSLADSSVKDEGSKAISIDSKKVRYDDDFLVSGASAVDKQDTFRIKEVTPSEDPLCNVNAKEMFLPTGEDNRVEEEQKLFTEKRFMSNRRPRNSSQVNSYKLRNSIQPSSKIIEGGGIGGRYGMRSPSCRRRQTMKSPDVSELKDVGSPDSVFCSTYEKNDSVIGTVGSSSLSFNEGSTMVSGYGLPQTESVVKCTEGDTELSNKLDLPSSAVIVKKKRKPIKKQANSGTNELTGLEKEPASEIEEHKACQTPPSSNKGWDVDYINDDGDEHFPLLKRARARMGLLSSEVEESDSPVHREKSSEVSVMVQGQGPITKVYARRRPKGTEGNSPAEYL